A stretch of Shinella zoogloeoides DNA encodes these proteins:
- a CDS encoding DUF6117 family protein yields the protein MIPDHARANFQTLLRAAESGDLALMECTDAATGEPRYVICAVGRDGGDYMFTPFGHLADGNPYDAYLPPNTGGEIAA from the coding sequence ATGATCCCCGACCATGCGCGCGCCAATTTCCAAACCCTGCTGCGCGCCGCGGAAAGTGGCGATCTGGCGTTGATGGAATGCACGGACGCCGCGACCGGCGAGCCGCGCTATGTCATCTGTGCGGTCGGCCGTGACGGTGGCGACTATATGTTCACGCCGTTCGGCCATCTGGCTGATGGCAATCCCTACGACGCCTACCTTCCGCCCAATACGGGCGGCGAAATAGCTGCCTGA